GGGtttttcaagaaatgaaaatatagtaaaatttattGATCTAATTCTCTTCAGGATGTCAAGTCTTGCAGAATCTGTGTCATAAACACCAATTATCATTGTAGAATAGCAgatgtggaaaatataaaaaatttgcCTGATTCTATAAGATTCCAGGACAAATCGTAAATAGTGCTTTCAAAATAAATCCCTGATATTTGATGACTAGCATCTCCTCCTCAGAGAATTAGACAACAGAGAATCACCACCCTGTCATCGTTCTGACAGGCCACCTGCCTGGGGCCCCGAGGCCCCCTGGATGGCCAGGCAGGGCCGACACGGCCCAGTGGGGCTTACCTGGATGTAGTAGTACAGGGACTTGCCGTACTTTCTCTTGAATTCAGACCTAATTTTCAACATGTCCACTTCACTGCGGGAGACCATGATTCTGATCAGGACCTTATCGCGCGTGCCCTTGCCCTGAAAGTCAAGTTGATGTTCCCAGTTACAATTCACTGACAGTGTTAATCATTAAAAGAGAATCTAGTAAGTTTTCTTGCATATGGAACTGATCTGGGTTCTTGATGCTGCCCTCTAAGAGACTGCAAAGGTAATAGTGAAACTACCCCCTTAAGAAAAATGAGCACCTCGGAACTTCAAACACACTAGACGAAATCATCACAAACCCAGCTGTCCACGTTCAATGCACGTATAGTGCACACCAACTACTGCGGGGCTCAGGTCAAGAAGTGTGCAAGTCTACATACGTAACAAAAAGTTCCTGGCTCTCGGGGCTTACAGAGAGAGGACCTGCCACCAGGTTTTCATCGTGGCTCTGTGCCATTTGAATGGTATGAGCAGAAAGGACCACTGAGTTTACTTCCAGAGCCTCAGACTAGAGGCACGAAGGAATGGGTCCTATCTGGCATGAGACCTTAGGAGAGATGCTCTGGAGAAGGCAGTGGACGAGGGGGTGATCCAGGAAAAAGTGGCAAGAGCCTGGAAGCCAGAAAGCTCCAGGCACATTTGAGGGGTGGGAACGGGATGGGATTGTGGGAAGAGACAATGCATTTAAGGGAAGTTGCAGGGCTGACTTTAGAGTCAGACCTCAGTTCAAATGTGGCTACGTAATCTCAGGCAAGCTGAAGCCTTCTGAGctccagtctcctcatctataaagaaaatacatcagCCTCATAGGCTTTTCGGTAATGACTTCAGGTAAAGTAAGCAGCACCACGTCGACTGCATAGTGGTTGCTTaaccatctctccctcccttgctTGTCTATACTCTGGTGTAACAGGAGGAAATCCCAGAGAAATCTGAGCAGGAGTCAGACACGATTACTATCTGgcattttctctttcccatgaCACTTTATTTTCTACCTGTACACAAACATGAGTGCAAGTAGTtgagagagacagaagatggATTTGTGGTTTTCTCACTGTCAAATACAACCACAGCTGACCAGTGCGCTTCTGAATCTGGACAGTggggctccttcctccatccgCTAGCCAAGGACACTTAGTTTGgggcacaaaagaagaaaagcctcCTGGAAACACGGACCATGCAGGCAGCTGCCCTTACCTTCATGGAGTCGTACAGTCGGTCAGCAAAATACAGGGGCTTGTTCTGAATACACTGGactgtggagagaagaaaaggggtcagctgctcctctctcctccaccagtAGGGCTGAGGCCCCAACCCCAGAGCACAAACCAGATGACCTGATGCAACGTGAACGGGCTGTGAAATGGGAAAGCTAAGGGAATACTGGGGCTCCTCTGACACGCTCGGCTCCACTGTGGTTTTAAATCAGGGCCCTCTGAGGGCCGCAGAAACCCAAGTGGATATAGTAGCTTTCCCACCAGTGACATTTCTCTTGTTAAGCCTCCTTGGCAACTCTCCGTTCTACCAATTTAAGCTGTTCCTCAGtttcatatattaaatttatacagtGAAGATTATGAAACCACCCAAATCATGGAAAGAAGCCACACCTCCTAAACACACTTGAATTAACAGGACAGCCATTCGTGACTTCTGCTTCAGCACAGTTTACTGAAAGCTGATGCCTACCAGAGATGGGGACCACACTTGCTTACCCAGGTTCAGGAAAGCATTTTCCAGGTCTCCTTTGACCTCCTTCTTGATGCTCTCCAACATGTCATAAGGGCTGTAGCTCTTGTACCTTTCAAATACTGAGGAAAAGTGacaaataattattataacaGAGCCACTACTTAAAACTGTCAATGATCACTCACACAGTTACAcgccatgatttaaaaaaaaaaggaaaaatgaggacaATCATGGCATCCTAGAGGGTTAGGGGCTGCACTGGTGGACCAGAGCTGACACTGCACCAGTTGCCCTGGGACAGCCGTACGTGCGCTTGTCCTGACTGGCAGTGCCCAGGCCACGTATTTTGACCATCTTCATCTCCCGAGAGAAACCAACTGAAAGCCACGAAAAACAGTACACAGCATCCAGGAAAGTCCATTACTCCAACAAATATAGCAAGATAAAATGATCCTCAGACAAGAAGGGGCGGCAAGCTAAAGCACCAAATGTGGAATCTATTTAGGGGAAAGAAGGATctaaaatgggagagaagagtAAATGGACTTGTGAGGGAAAATGGGAGTGCAAAGTGGAGAGTGAACCTTGTTCTGACAGACCTGAGCCCCAACACAGACCACCAGCTGGCCTGGGCTCTGAGACCTCCTCAGCAAAGCACCCACCTTTCTGGAGGTGACAGACACTGCGCTCGGTCATGATGCTGATCCACTTTGGAACatcagttcctttcctcttcactcCAGCATCATAGAGATCCTACAAGCACAACCAACCAGGAGAGTTAACTACCCACTCCAGGATGTGGTCATAAAAAATTTCAtgcaaaaaactaaaaacctaCACATTCAAAATGCTGTATGAGAAAGGATGACTGCACTGCAGATATGGGCAAAAACATACTATTTAGGTTAAAAGTCTTAATCAAGAGCCGTCTGCCAAAGGCACAGACAGACACACTATGACACTAGATTGTTCATGAGGTTGGTGCTGTCCAAATCTCCTTCCCTGAGCACCAAAGGAAGGACCAAGGGCTTCTGTTTATATACAGAAGGACAAGCAAATGTTCATTAGCACATCCAACCCTCCTCCCCTTGGCACTTTTAATAGCAGATAAGCTGATGGTCATCCACTGAAGACAGCTACAGGTCAGGTACCCACACCCAAGCTTCTTAGAGACTCAGGACAGGATGGACCTGGCCCAACCTCATTTTCAGTTTCTAGAAAATTTATGGGCTGCAAGTAATGCTAAgaatggtggggagagagggaggaaggcttATGTAAGGGTAGATACTCATTCAGGGACCATCCACTTCTGGGAGTTACAAAACCCAACTGCTAGGACTTTATTTAAAACCTTTCCCTACCTCCTGCTAAAAGTGCTGTGtgaaatatattcaattttaaaagtaaaatgaatttaaattaattttgttctgCAGCTCTTACGAAATGCTTTGCAATGGTTGTTGACCCTCTGGGAAAGGCCTATCGTTCATAGTGATCTAAATCAGCTTAACAAATAGTTCTCAGTGATTATGAGACTAGAACCAGCAAAAGTTCTATTCagctggagaaaaaggaaggaccCCTGGCGTCCTCCCCTTCTCCTCGACCACAAAGGGCAATGAGCCTTCCTCTCCCAGGCTGAGCCTCCGCCATCTTGTTCTGCCTTCCCATCTCGTTCACTCTACTGGTGTTCATTTGTAGCAAACGCACGCCAGTGTGCACAGCTGTATTACACCCTGCAGAAACGTATACTTCCAAACAAGCAAAGCCTAAACAAGTGTATGTGAGTCAGGTATGGATCCTGGAATTCACACCAGCATTATAAGGGAATACCTGTAATAACTATTGCTCccagaaagtaaaaatgaagcCCACCTATTCTTTGACATGCCTCCCTTCCAACAGTGGGGCCTACTTCCCCTCCCACTGACTGGGGGCCAGACATAGTGTCTCACTTCTAGTGAACAGAGTATGACAGACACGAGAGTCTGTGACTCCTAACATTAGGTCATAGAAGGAACTTGGCTTCCTCcttgccttctcccttctcactctGGGGAAACCATgagccatgttgtgaggacactcaagcaacCCCTGAGAGATGGCCATGTGGAAAGATACTAAGGCCTCCTGCCGACCGTCATGTGGGTGGCCATTTTGGATGTAGATCCTCCGATGCTGTCAGGCCCTCAGACGCTGCAGCCCTAGTCAACATTTTGTCTACAACCTCACAAGAGGCcccaagccagaaccacccagctaagccactccccaatttcctgacccacagaaactgagataataaatgttagttgttttaagcccctaggtttggaggtaatttgttacacaggaTAGAAAATTACTACACAGACTATCCAGAGATTTactagaaaacagaaacaaaccaagAAGCTTGGCACTTACCCGGGCATCTTGGTCAATCAGTTCATAATCAATGACAGAGCCATCCTCTGCTCTTCTACCCTacggaagaaaaaaaattaagaacatcaAATATGTTTCTtcgtatattttaaaacaaaaaatgttatttttctccccaactcaTGTAAGCCATTATTTAATTTACTGAATTATCactcacttaaaatttttcttcactttgaaGTATAGATAAGACCAAAGATTGGTACAATAATGGAAGGCAGAGAAATGGGGGTTGTGCCTCATCATCGTCAATCTTCTCCTTGGTACCCAGTCCTGGGCTAAGCATCTTTCAGGATccatcccccgccccccccaaaaaacctaaTGATATTCAGTTCCTTCCCTCAGAGAGCTTTCAATCCAGATAGAGAAATAAGCATGGAACAAATGGTCAAACAACACAGTAATCTACAGCTCTAAGAAGATGTGAAATGCAAAAGAGGGAGAAATCTGTCGGACACTATAGTCACAAAATCTGTGGAGAATGGGGTAAGCTGAGGTGGAACCTGAGGATGAGTCAGCCAgtaaaggggaggggaggaagccagTCCGCACAGGAGGAAGAGCTCAGGGACAGGCTGCGCACACTCAGGTGAGTGAGGTCCTGCCGGGCTGGCGGAGAAGGGGAACAGGAGGGACTCCTAGGGAGGAAGATTAAGTGAGGGAAGGCCAGGTACAGAGGACTTTTACAGGCAGTTGAGCGTTCGGATTTGATGGAGCAGAAACGGGTTTCAATCAGGGGAATGAAATGGTGAAAGGGGATTTCAAAAAGATGGGTGGATGGCGGTGCACAGGGCAGGTGGAAGAGAGGAGAGCTAGGGAGGGTGGCGCGGAGTTGCTACAGTAACGGAGATGTGAGTCAATCACTTGTCATCAGGGTTCCTGGAGATGatcatttctcctccctcctctggcaCATAGGTATTAAACTGCACACTGGTCAGAGCTCAGACTCAAAAGGGAAATGCCTTTCATCCACTTTAATATGTTAACATCAGCAGACAAACAAAGACCCCCCTCTCCAGGTAAAGGACCACCTGGATAAATCCTCTCATATGACGTGAGAGCaggtgaaagaaacaaaagggttACTCCCCACTGGGTCCTGAGTATGTGGCCAAACTTAGAGGCAAAGTGACCTTCCCAGAGTCACGTGGCGAGGGCTGGCACATAAATCCAGGCCAGAACTTGAGGGCTGCCTATTCCTCCTCTGGCTCCAAAGTCCACTTGACCATGAGGTTTTGCAGGATAAGAAATCCCATTATACAAAAATGACAGCTCTGCAGAGACAGTGCAAACCCACCATCGGAAATGCAGCTGGAATCTCTGAAGCAGGCACAGAGGATTGAGTTAATTCCCTCCCAAGTATAAAATAAGGCATGCAACTTGCCTCCGGAGGCAGcaagcacaaagaaagaaaccGGAAACCAACCTTTGCGAGGGCAACCATCAGCTTGCGGAAGTCACCAGATGTGTCAGAAACAATGTCCTTCTCCAGATCAGTCTTGTACACTTGGAAAACAACACATGTGGATTTATGCTTCCTGCCTGTGCAGCCAGTCAGCCACCCACCCCgactgccccctgccccactAAGCCTGTGAAAAGCAGAACTGTCTGTGACAGCATGGATGTATCCACCCAAATGAGGGCAGATTCTCTCAAATGATTTTGACCTTCATAAAATCAGAGCCAGTGTTATTATCAGTGACAAGGGACAGACGAGACTGGATCAAATCAGGGATCCTTAAGCTCACCTTTGATCAGTGACCTCTATCATAGCTAAAATACTGTTTCCCAACCTTCTTGAGTATGAATACTCATTTTGAACATCAAAAAATATAGAgggctacacacacacacacacacacatagctaTGCCTTATTATCTACTGATTGAGAAAATGCACAATGGCAAAAAGTAGTAAGAATTAAATAGTTTGAATGAATTcgtattttattattcaaaacaGCATCTATATTGAAATGCACTAACACATACACACGTAAGCTGCATCATTTATCCTACCCACAGCCTCCTATACTACTTGGTGCACGTAGGTCCTTATGTCTCTTGCAACAATATCCACAGTCCAGAGTTGAGAACCTCTTGAGCAGAGACTGgacagcactcaataaatgaaatCTATGTATGATCCTTTCTACTTCACCCCAtcagatctatttttaaaaactttgttttctctcctttccctcccatcTATCTTTCTGTAGAAGTTCTAGTGGAATGTAATAATCAAAACACAGGCcatgaggaggtggaggagagggaCCTGGACCAGTCCAGATGGAGGCATTTCTGCATATGTAATCTGGGCATCCCGTCCTGAACACTAACCCAGATGACCACGGGGTCACAGAAGTTGGGCTGAGAGGATGCACCACCGAACTAGGGCTACTCACTTTCCTTGTAGACTCTGTTAATTTCCTGCAGCTCCTGGTTGGTCCTTGAGCAGATGATCTCAATGAGGGAGTCCTCATCGGTCCCCAGCCCCTGTGAACCAGGCAGCACCGACATCAGCAGGCAAAGTCCTCCTGGCCGTTAGCCTACTTCTCTGATCTCAACCAGGTAAACTATAAACATGGATGGGTCTGTGCTCCTTTCTACATTCCTACTGGGGGATCTGGACTCTGTTCCTCAGCACAAGGTAAtgttattttctattcatttaaaaaatgcttcacCAGAATACGAGATGGTATGAGTGACATGTTTGAGCtcaactatattaaaatatatatacatatagtaaacagaaagagacagcaatggaatatatcaaaatgttaaaagtagttGCCTTTTGGTAATgagtttataaaatgaataactttttctctttgttatttttatttttcaatttccataATAATCGCCCATTATTTTAATAGatgggaaataattttctttattaaacaCGTTTGctcagtaatttaaaataaaggaatatacAGATTTTGTGTTGTCACTTGCAGCCAGCATCGTTAGACTGGAAAAAGTCTTTTTACCAGGGAAAGGTATAGATAAGATAAAATTTCTAGCTTCaactctttgaaatgtaaaattgGGTTAATGTTAAAAATTTCATTCTTGTACTTCCATTTTTGCTTGATTACTATGCTCTCTTCGGGCATTttagagaagcaaaaggaaataatgaagtgCCAAATAAACCTAGACACCAACACTTTATTAAAGAATAAGAATTTGATAGGTGATGTATTCAAATTTAATATATACACTTTTGAGCATGCCAGATAGCCTGAAAGGACTCAATGAAACATATATTTCAAAGCTGGCTTCATGATCAAAGTCAAGATTTAATAATCAGGATCCTCTAATACTTGTCTTTCTGAAGATGGAAATACCACTTTGAACTAAGTAGAATTACAactgtttaaaatgtaaatcaattaTAAGGTGTTAATACAATAAGAAACTTACTTATCCACGTGAAAAGTATGTCAGCTATTTATTAAACTTATTAGAGTTTAGATGCCCCTGAAAAAGTGGTCTGTGTCATATAAGCTAAGCCTCAGGTTAACggttaattttgaattttattcttaatCTAATCTATGAGCCAGCGCCTCTTCTTCCAGAGTTTTTCATCATGATTTGTGGAGGTTCTGGCAAAGCCAAAATTTCTTCCCTTCTTAGCAAAAGGTCTACAATAATATGCCATCCAAATGCTACAGGATGACTACCGAGcatctttgaatattttaggGGGCAGTTTTTCAATCCCAAGGAATGAcagaaatatactaaaaataactCATGCATTGGAAGAAATGCTGTATTCTGACACTGGGGGAATGTACAATAGATAGCAcaatgtaagatttttctttcacCACTGATATACCAGTGTTAATCTCTGAGAATCCTACCAGTGTTTTTATCTCTATATTCCAAGGTGACCTTGGCAATTTCCAAAACTTGGCCAAGCTTTCCACAGACTGtccacaattcctatcaaaaggGCAGCTTCCACTGCAACATATGGCAGATATTGCCACTGGTATTGCCAGAagtcaaaacagaaattttttttaaagcatagttCAGTTAATGTCACTTCGAGCTTTATGGATTTCAGAAGGGTACTCAACTGTGATAGCTAATGGAAGAGCTGGCACAAGGTCAAAGATGTAGCAGTCAAAGCACCTTTCATTGGGCCCAGCTACACAGATTACAATGGTGACTGACAGCTCAAACAGGTCCATCTCAAGTCACAAATACCTAGTAACAGATACTAGTAAAATTGCACAAGTCGCAACTAAATGGATTCTTGATGAAAAGAAGATAAACCGATCTGATGTGATGACGGTCAGAAGACACCTAGGACCTAGGCTGGCTCATCTGTGGCTCAAAAGGTCCCAAGACTCAGTTTTCAAGATCAAGCAGGATCCTTCAGTgttgttgccattttatcattctTAATTACACCCTCCCTGCAAAGGAGCCTACTTGGGAAACTCAGAGTTAGTCTGCTCAAACAAACAGCTTGGGCTACGTTggagaactgaagggagaaagagatttCGCAACGAATCTTTCAGCGGCCCTGAGCTATCAGGTTCTGAGCCCTGGAAATGCCTGGTGTGTGAAGCTGCCTGACTCTCAAGGTGCTCTGTAGGGAAAGGGATGACAACCGAACTGTGACATTAGCTCTGGTGACAGGCTTACAGCTCGGTCTCTTAATGCAGGAACAGCAGCATCACAGAAAATGTACTCGGACTTCGAATAAAAAATCAGAGCT
The DNA window shown above is from Equus quagga isolate Etosha38 chromosome 2, UCLA_HA_Equagga_1.0, whole genome shotgun sequence and carries:
- the ANXA2 gene encoding annexin A2, whose translation is MSTVHEILCKLSLEGDHSTPASAYGSVKAYTNFDAERDALNIETAIKTKGVDEVTIVNILTNRSNEQRQDIAFAYQRRTKKELAAALKSALSGHLETVILGLLKTPAQYDASELKASMKGLGTDEDSLIEIICSRTNQELQEINRVYKEMYKTDLEKDIVSDTSGDFRKLMVALAKGRRAEDGSVIDYELIDQDARDLYDAGVKRKGTDVPKWISIMTERSVCHLQKVFERYKSYSPYDMLESIKKEVKGDLENAFLNLVQCIQNKPLYFADRLYDSMKGKGTRDKVLIRIMVSRSEVDMLKIRSEFKRKYGKSLYYYIQQDTKGDYQKALLYLCGGDD